One window of the Periophthalmus magnuspinnatus isolate fPerMag1 chromosome 6, fPerMag1.2.pri, whole genome shotgun sequence genome contains the following:
- the usp3 gene encoding ubiquitin carboxyl-terminal hydrolase 3 isoform X2 → MECPHLSCSVDSRLKSYPLPPGSPSSWSCGVCRSDQNSWICLTCLQVHCGRYVNAHAVKHYEDSSSSSHNDGEKLEEKGQHCVCMNCSNYSIFCYRCDEFVVNDTALGQVQKVREHLQNLENVLGERKRKLEESSGPNSKILKTNDGTLAATGLRNLGNTCFMNAVLQSLRSLVEEVRKTLCSLWQGNQTAYSPDSLFYTIWKLMPSFRGYQQQDAHEFMRYLLDLLHRELLHREPLHREPLHRELQRHNGDVHQSEDEAPQDKGCVNGNVSVVTSLFGGVLQNEVNCLICGTESRKFDPFLDLSLDIPHQFRQKKSKDQEPGPPCTLYDCLQSFTDLEELDETELYYCLRCKKRQKSTKKFWIKKLPKVLCLHLKRFHWTTFMRNKVDTYVKFPLRNLDLRQYLLEPEATEPDSCFYDLAAVSVHHGSGVGSGHYTAYGCHKGHWYHFNDGTVTLTNEEAVTKAKAYILFYEWTRLPGRGVSTEEGEGGSEHSLKPTPAEATPVSGQSVKAQGDTLNTTAVTGEHPPENMSPSLHSV, encoded by the exons ATGGAGTGTCCTCATCTGAGCTGCTCCGTGGACTCAAGGCTTAAGTCGTACCCCTTACCCCCGGGCAGCCCGTCCTCCTGGAGCTGTGGAG TGTGCAGATCTGACCAAAACTCATGGATCTGTCTAACCTGTCTGCAAGTCCACTGTGGAAG ATACGTGAACGCACATGCAGTGAAACACTATGAGGACAGTTCCAGCTCCAGTCACAACGACGGCGAGAAACTGGAGGAGAAAGGCCAGCACTGTGTTTGTATGAACTGCAGCAACTACAGCATCTTCTG TTACAGATGTGATGAGTTTGTTGTCAATGACACAGCTCTGGGACAAGTGCAGAAGGTCAGAGAACATTTACAGAATTTAGAAAA tgttttaggTGAGAGAAAACGTAAACTTGAAGAAAGTTCTGGTCCCAATAGCAAAATACTGAAAACAAAT GATGGGACTTTGGCAGCAACGGGTTTGAGGAATCTTGGGAACACATGCTTCATGAATGCTGTCCTTCAGTCTCTCAG ATCTTTGGTGGAGGAGGTCAGAAAAACCCTTTGCTCGCTGTGGCAGGGAAACCAGACGGCATACAGTCCAGACTCTTTGTTCTACACTATCTGGAAGCTCATGCCAAGCTTCAG GGGCTATCAGCAGCAGGACGCACACGAGTTTATGCGATACCTCCTGGACCTGCTCCACAGAGAGCTGCTCCACAGAGAGCCACTCCACAGAGAGCCACTCCACAGAGAGCTGCAGAGACACAATGGAGATGTTCATCAGTCTGAGGACGAGGCCCCACAGGACAAAGGCTGTGT AAATGGCAATGTCAGTGTCGTCACGAGTCTCTTTGGGGGCGTTCTTCAGAATGAAGTCAACTGTTTGATTTGTGGGACAGAATCTCGCAAGTTTGACCCATTTCTTG ATCTGTCTCTAGACATCCCCCATCAGTTCAGGCAGAAGAAGAGTAAGGACCAAGAGCCTGGACCCCCCTGTACTCTGTATG ACTGTTTACAGAGCTTCACTGATTTAGAGGAACTTGATGAGACTGAACTGTACTATTGCCTCAGGTGTAAGAAACGCCAGAAATCAACTAAGAAGTTCTGGATCAAGAAGCTGCCCAAA GTTCTGTGTTTGCATCTGAAGCGGTTCCACTGGACAACCTTCATGAGGAATAAGGTTGACACTTATGTGAAGTTTCCTCTGAGGAATCTGGACCTGAGACAATACCTGCTGGAG ccAGAGGCCACAGAGCCCGACAGCTGTTTCTATGACCTGGCAGCAGTCTCAGTGCATCATGGGTCTGG AGTCGGCTCGGGGCATTACACGGCATATGGCTGTCACAAGGGTCATTGGTACCACTTCAACGATGGCACTGTGACTCTGACCAATGAGGAGGCAGTGACCAAAGCCAAGGCATACATCCTGTTTTACGAGTGGACAAGACTACCGGGAAGAGGCGTGTCtacagaggagggggaaggCGGCTCTGAGCACTCTCTCAAACCCACACCAGCTGAAGCCACACCTGTCTCGGGGCAGTCTGTCAAAGCTCAGGGAGACACGCTTAACACCACAGCTGTCACGGGGGAACATCCCCCAGAAAATATGAGCCCCTCACTGCACTCTGTATGA
- the usp3 gene encoding ubiquitin carboxyl-terminal hydrolase 3 isoform X1 yields the protein MECPHLSCSVDSRLKSYPLPPGSPSSWSCGVCRSDQNSWICLTCLQVHCGRYVNAHAVKHYEDSSSSSHNDGEKLEEKGQHCVCMNCSNYSIFCYRCDEFVVNDTALGQVQKVREHLQNLENVLGERKRKLEESSGPNSKILKTNDGTLAATGLRNLGNTCFMNAVLQSLSNIKQFSCFFKALPPAAQLSGKAAGRMYYTRSQGDSTVSLVEEVRKTLCSLWQGNQTAYSPDSLFYTIWKLMPSFRGYQQQDAHEFMRYLLDLLHRELLHREPLHREPLHRELQRHNGDVHQSEDEAPQDKGCVNGNVSVVTSLFGGVLQNEVNCLICGTESRKFDPFLDLSLDIPHQFRQKKSKDQEPGPPCTLYDCLQSFTDLEELDETELYYCLRCKKRQKSTKKFWIKKLPKVLCLHLKRFHWTTFMRNKVDTYVKFPLRNLDLRQYLLEPEATEPDSCFYDLAAVSVHHGSGVGSGHYTAYGCHKGHWYHFNDGTVTLTNEEAVTKAKAYILFYEWTRLPGRGVSTEEGEGGSEHSLKPTPAEATPVSGQSVKAQGDTLNTTAVTGEHPPENMSPSLHSV from the exons ATGGAGTGTCCTCATCTGAGCTGCTCCGTGGACTCAAGGCTTAAGTCGTACCCCTTACCCCCGGGCAGCCCGTCCTCCTGGAGCTGTGGAG TGTGCAGATCTGACCAAAACTCATGGATCTGTCTAACCTGTCTGCAAGTCCACTGTGGAAG ATACGTGAACGCACATGCAGTGAAACACTATGAGGACAGTTCCAGCTCCAGTCACAACGACGGCGAGAAACTGGAGGAGAAAGGCCAGCACTGTGTTTGTATGAACTGCAGCAACTACAGCATCTTCTG TTACAGATGTGATGAGTTTGTTGTCAATGACACAGCTCTGGGACAAGTGCAGAAGGTCAGAGAACATTTACAGAATTTAGAAAA tgttttaggTGAGAGAAAACGTAAACTTGAAGAAAGTTCTGGTCCCAATAGCAAAATACTGAAAACAAAT GATGGGACTTTGGCAGCAACGGGTTTGAGGAATCTTGGGAACACATGCTTCATGAATGCTGTCCTTCAGTCTCTCAG TAATATCAAACAGTTCAGTTGTTTCTTCAAGGCTCTGCCACCAGCCGCTCAGCTCAGCGGTAAAGCAGCAGGAAGGATGTACTACACCCGCAGCCAGGGGGACTCCACTGT ATCTTTGGTGGAGGAGGTCAGAAAAACCCTTTGCTCGCTGTGGCAGGGAAACCAGACGGCATACAGTCCAGACTCTTTGTTCTACACTATCTGGAAGCTCATGCCAAGCTTCAG GGGCTATCAGCAGCAGGACGCACACGAGTTTATGCGATACCTCCTGGACCTGCTCCACAGAGAGCTGCTCCACAGAGAGCCACTCCACAGAGAGCCACTCCACAGAGAGCTGCAGAGACACAATGGAGATGTTCATCAGTCTGAGGACGAGGCCCCACAGGACAAAGGCTGTGT AAATGGCAATGTCAGTGTCGTCACGAGTCTCTTTGGGGGCGTTCTTCAGAATGAAGTCAACTGTTTGATTTGTGGGACAGAATCTCGCAAGTTTGACCCATTTCTTG ATCTGTCTCTAGACATCCCCCATCAGTTCAGGCAGAAGAAGAGTAAGGACCAAGAGCCTGGACCCCCCTGTACTCTGTATG ACTGTTTACAGAGCTTCACTGATTTAGAGGAACTTGATGAGACTGAACTGTACTATTGCCTCAGGTGTAAGAAACGCCAGAAATCAACTAAGAAGTTCTGGATCAAGAAGCTGCCCAAA GTTCTGTGTTTGCATCTGAAGCGGTTCCACTGGACAACCTTCATGAGGAATAAGGTTGACACTTATGTGAAGTTTCCTCTGAGGAATCTGGACCTGAGACAATACCTGCTGGAG ccAGAGGCCACAGAGCCCGACAGCTGTTTCTATGACCTGGCAGCAGTCTCAGTGCATCATGGGTCTGG AGTCGGCTCGGGGCATTACACGGCATATGGCTGTCACAAGGGTCATTGGTACCACTTCAACGATGGCACTGTGACTCTGACCAATGAGGAGGCAGTGACCAAAGCCAAGGCATACATCCTGTTTTACGAGTGGACAAGACTACCGGGAAGAGGCGTGTCtacagaggagggggaaggCGGCTCTGAGCACTCTCTCAAACCCACACCAGCTGAAGCCACACCTGTCTCGGGGCAGTCTGTCAAAGCTCAGGGAGACACGCTTAACACCACAGCTGTCACGGGGGAACATCCCCCAGAAAATATGAGCCCCTCACTGCACTCTGTATGA